The following proteins are encoded in a genomic region of Nocardioides conyzicola:
- a CDS encoding class I SAM-dependent methyltransferase, with translation MKRTYVSGVRALRRALAAIGLLGLLDRWAARSRTGLWLRSLLSIYDLEDLLAYDVPWWTFEASDRVADFLATRPRARVFEWGSGASTVWLSRRAGTVTSIEHDAAWAEVVGPVLPGNTVVRVVPPVPAAGGAGELSAKDGFEGLDFGDYVAAVDDTEGTFDLVVVDGRARNACFRRAVSRLAPGGVLVFDNVDRQRYRDAIASSPVDVDVEWTRGLTPALPYPTRTALVRRRA, from the coding sequence ATGAAGAGGACGTACGTCTCCGGGGTCCGCGCGCTGCGCCGGGCCCTCGCCGCCATCGGGCTGCTCGGCCTCCTTGACCGCTGGGCGGCCCGGTCCCGCACCGGGCTGTGGCTGCGGTCCCTCCTGTCCATCTACGACCTCGAGGACCTCCTCGCGTACGACGTGCCGTGGTGGACGTTCGAGGCCTCCGACCGGGTCGCCGACTTCCTCGCCACGCGGCCGCGGGCCCGGGTCTTCGAGTGGGGGTCGGGGGCGTCGACGGTGTGGCTGTCCCGGCGCGCGGGGACGGTGACCTCCATCGAGCACGATGCCGCGTGGGCCGAGGTCGTGGGACCGGTGCTGCCCGGCAACACCGTCGTCCGGGTGGTGCCGCCGGTCCCCGCGGCGGGTGGCGCGGGCGAGCTGTCGGCCAAGGACGGCTTCGAGGGGCTCGACTTCGGCGACTACGTCGCCGCGGTCGACGACACCGAGGGCACCTTCGACCTCGTCGTGGTCGACGGCCGGGCCCGCAACGCGTGCTTCCGTCGCGCGGTCAGCCGGCTGGCGCCGGGCGGCGTCCTGGTCTTCGACAACGTGGACCGCCAGCGCTACCGCGACGCGATCGCGTCGTCCCCCGTCGACGTCGACGTCGAGTGGACCCGTGGGCTGACCCCCGCTCTCCCCTACCCCACCCGCACCGCTCTAGTGAGGCGCCGTGCCTGA
- a CDS encoding lysylphosphatidylglycerol synthase domain-containing protein, which yields MPDSRYLPALRVVFLGAVVAFAWFGLRGRFDEVGTALGSTSGAGLAGALVLVLGGLLATGVLWRRLMAAVGADLPVTDGLATFFVGQLGKYIPGSVWSIGAQAQMAGRRAVPPRATVTAGLLFLGYHVATAVVVGTTVLLLGGLESPWPSWLSVLLLVGALAGQLPAVVRRAGARVGGRSVSVGATDTLVTLALMTVTWASYAAALVLLAPGFPWPDLVALGGAFALAYAVGVVIVLAPAGVGARDALLVLLLTPLLGVADATALALLARVVHTAADALMAAGWWVAARSGGLERPLPEGSA from the coding sequence GTGCCTGACTCCCGCTACCTGCCGGCGCTGCGCGTGGTGTTCCTCGGCGCGGTGGTCGCCTTCGCCTGGTTCGGGCTGCGCGGCCGCTTCGACGAGGTCGGCACCGCGCTCGGCTCCACCTCCGGCGCCGGGCTGGCCGGCGCCCTCGTGCTGGTGCTCGGGGGCCTGCTCGCCACCGGCGTGCTGTGGCGCCGGCTGATGGCGGCCGTCGGCGCGGACCTGCCGGTGACCGACGGGCTCGCGACGTTCTTCGTCGGCCAGCTGGGCAAGTACATCCCCGGGTCGGTGTGGTCGATCGGCGCCCAGGCCCAGATGGCGGGACGCCGGGCGGTCCCCCCGCGCGCCACCGTCACCGCGGGCCTGCTCTTCCTCGGCTACCACGTCGCCACCGCGGTCGTCGTCGGCACCACCGTGCTCCTCCTCGGCGGGCTGGAGTCGCCGTGGCCGTCCTGGCTGTCGGTCCTGCTGCTCGTCGGCGCGCTGGCCGGCCAGCTCCCCGCCGTCGTCCGCCGCGCCGGCGCCCGGGTCGGTGGCCGGTCGGTGTCGGTCGGTGCGACCGACACCCTGGTGACGCTCGCCCTGATGACCGTCACCTGGGCGTCGTACGCCGCCGCCCTCGTGCTGCTCGCGCCCGGCTTCCCCTGGCCCGACCTCGTCGCCCTCGGCGGCGCGTTCGCGCTGGCGTACGCCGTCGGCGTGGTGATCGTCCTGGCGCCGGCCGGCGTCGGCGCCCGCGACGCGCTGCTGGTGCTGCTGCTCACCCCGTTGCTCGGCGTCGCGGACGCCACCGCCCTGGCCCTGCTGGCCAGGGTCGTGCACACCGCCGCCGACGCGCTGATGGCGGCCGGCTGGTGGGTCGCCGCCCGGTCAGGCGGGCTCGAGCGTCCGCTGCCAGAGGGCAGCGCCTGA
- a CDS encoding alkaline phosphatase D family protein, with translation MPHVGRRSALFAGVGVGATPGLLAAGWPGRAPGHAPGQVRQRLSLTHGARSGEVTTDSAVLWARSSGRGRMSVRLESNGRELRSLRGPRVDERSDLTGRVQLRGLAPGRRYDATVSFTGDDGVAGQTERVSFSTAPVHAAPTSLVWSGDTCGQGFGINEELGGLTTYAAIHRTRPDLFVHCGDTIYADLEIPASFQEESGHVWRNLVSDGVEKVSETLEEFRGRQRYVLQDENVRALYTDVPTIAQWDDHETCNNWYPGEVLDDDRYTERRCDVLAARGRRAWQEYMPVPVSTFVERGGDGYASGRIYRKVPRGQHLDLFVLDMRSYRGTNDTSTHASQGILGPAQEKWLTESVIASRATWKVISADLPLSIPSTHADDLDGPSNGDDGPPTGREPELARILSAWKRAGVTGVVFITADVHYTAAHHYAPDRASFSDFDPFWEFVSGPLAAETFPRKDGLLDQTFGPEVVFSKGNDTDLRQSPRDGNQFFGHLETDPAGALTVTLHEGSGAALWQRTLEPA, from the coding sequence ATGCCCCACGTCGGTAGGCGCTCGGCCCTCTTCGCAGGCGTCGGCGTCGGCGCCACGCCCGGACTCCTCGCCGCAGGCTGGCCCGGTCGGGCGCCCGGGCACGCACCCGGCCAGGTCCGGCAACGGCTCTCGCTCACCCACGGGGCGCGGTCCGGCGAGGTGACCACCGACTCCGCCGTGCTGTGGGCCCGCTCGTCGGGACGCGGCCGGATGTCGGTGCGCCTGGAGAGCAACGGACGGGAGCTGCGCTCACTGCGTGGCCCCCGGGTCGACGAGCGCTCCGACCTCACCGGGAGGGTGCAGCTGCGCGGGCTCGCGCCCGGGAGGCGGTACGACGCGACCGTCTCGTTCACCGGCGACGACGGCGTCGCCGGCCAGACCGAGCGGGTCAGCTTCAGCACCGCTCCGGTCCACGCCGCACCGACCTCGCTGGTGTGGTCGGGCGACACCTGTGGCCAGGGCTTCGGGATCAACGAGGAGCTCGGCGGGCTGACGACGTACGCCGCCATCCACCGCACCCGGCCCGACCTCTTCGTGCACTGCGGCGACACGATCTACGCCGACCTCGAGATCCCCGCGTCCTTCCAGGAGGAGTCGGGCCACGTCTGGCGCAACCTCGTCAGCGACGGTGTCGAGAAGGTGTCCGAGACCCTGGAGGAGTTCCGCGGTCGTCAGCGCTACGTGCTCCAGGACGAGAACGTCCGGGCGCTGTACACCGACGTGCCGACCATCGCGCAGTGGGACGACCACGAGACCTGCAACAACTGGTATCCCGGCGAGGTGCTCGACGACGACCGCTACACCGAGCGCCGCTGCGACGTCCTCGCCGCGCGCGGGCGCCGGGCCTGGCAGGAGTACATGCCGGTGCCGGTGTCCACGTTCGTCGAGCGGGGCGGGGACGGCTACGCGTCCGGGCGGATCTACCGGAAGGTCCCGCGCGGTCAGCACCTCGACCTGTTCGTGCTCGACATGCGCTCCTACCGGGGCACCAACGACACGTCGACGCACGCGTCGCAGGGCATCCTCGGCCCGGCCCAGGAGAAGTGGCTCACCGAGTCGGTGATCGCCTCGCGCGCGACGTGGAAGGTGATCTCGGCCGACCTGCCACTCTCGATCCCCTCCACCCACGCAGACGACCTCGACGGACCGTCCAACGGCGACGACGGTCCGCCGACCGGTCGGGAGCCGGAGCTGGCCCGGATCCTCTCCGCGTGGAAGCGGGCCGGCGTCACCGGCGTCGTCTTCATCACCGCGGACGTGCACTACACCGCCGCGCACCACTACGCGCCCGACCGGGCCTCGTTCTCCGACTTCGACCCCTTCTGGGAGTTCGTGTCCGGCCCGCTCGCGGCCGAGACCTTCCCGCGCAAGGACGGGCTGCTCGACCAGACCTTCGGGCCGGAGGTCGTCTTCTCGAAGGGGAACGACACGGACCTGCGGCAGTCCCCGCGCGACGGCAACCAGTTCTTCGGGCACCTCGAGACCGACCCGGCGGGGGCACTCACCGTGACCCTGCACGAGGGGTCAGGCGCTGCCCTCTGGCAGCGGACGCTCGAGCCCGCCTGA